The following nucleotide sequence is from Halobacillus mangrovi.
CACGAAGTTCACGAGCTACCGGTCCAAAGATACGAGTACCGCGTGGTCCTTTATCATCACGTACGATTACTGCTGCGTTTTCATCAAAACGAATGTAGGAACCATCTTTACGGCGAACTCCGCTCTTAGAACGTACGATAACCGCTTGAACGACATCACCTTTTTTAACAACGCCTCCTGGTGTTGCTTGTTTCACCGTAGCAGTGATGATGTCACCAATGTTTGCGGTCTTACGGCCAGATCCACCCAAAACTTTGATTGTTTGGATTTCACGTGCACCTGAGTTATCTGCAACTTTCAGACGAGATTCTTGTTGAATCATACCATGTAACCTCCCTTCGGAATAAATCCGAGCGATCTAGATTAGATAATAACAGACTCTTCAACAACATCTAGCAGACGGAAGCGCTTGGATGCTGATAGTGGACGAGTTTCCATAATGCGAACAATGTCTCCATTTTTCGCCTGGTTGTTTTCGTCATGAGCTTTGAATTTCTTGGAATACTTTACGCGTTTGCCGTAAAGCTTGTGGAACTTATAAGTTTCTACTAAAACCGTGATTGTTTTATCCATTTTGTCAGATACGACACGACCAGTATAAACTTTACGATTGTTACGTTCAGTCATGTGAGGGTGACCTCCTCTCATCTATTAGTTATTTACACCTAGCTCACGTTCACGAGCAACAGTTTTCATGCGTGCGATAGACTTGCGAACTTCACGAATACGTGCAGTGTTCTCAAGTTGACCTGTTGCCAGTTGGAAACGTAGGTTGAAAAGTTCTTCTTTAAGAGACTTAACTTTTTGTTCAATTTCGGCAGTGGTTAATTCACGGATCTCATTAGCCTTCATTGATTTCACCACCAATTTCTTCACGTTTTACGAATTTCGTACGGATCGGAAGTTTGTGGGAAGCAAGACGAAGTGCTTCGCGAGCCACCTCTTCAGAAACTCCTGCGATCTCGAACATAATTTTCCCTGGTTTCACAACAGCTACGAAACCTTCTGGAGCACCTTTACCGGAACCCATTCGAACTTCTAGGGGTTTAGCAGTATAAGGTTTGTCAGGGAAGATTTTAATCCATACTTTACCGCCACGTTTCATATAACGAGTCATCGCAATACGCGCTGCCTCGATCTGACGGGCTGTGATCCACGCTGGATCAATTGCTTGTAAACCATACTCACCGAAAGCTACCTCAGTGCCACCTTTCGCGCGGCCTTTAAGGCTAGTACGGTGTTGACGACGATACTTAACACGTTTTGGCATTAACATAATGCTTTTCCCCCTTCCTTATTTGTCTGTTTTCGTTGGAAGGACTTCGCCACGATAGATCCACACTTTAACACCAAGTTTACCGTATGTGGTGTCAGCTTCTGCAGTTCCGTAATCGATGTCTGCGCGAAGTGTGTGTAGTGGTACTGTTCCTTCACTGTAATATTCAGCACGAGCGATATCCGCGCCACCTAGACGACCAGATACTTGGGTACGAATACCTTTAGCTCCTGCACGCATAGCGCGTTGGATTGTTTGTTTCTGAGCACGACGGAAAGATACACGGTTTTCCAATTGACGTGCAATATTGTCAGCTACAAGAGTAGCATCAAGATCTGGCTTCTTCACTTCAACGATGTTGATGTGTACACGTTTGCCAGTTAGTTGGTTAAGAGCTTTACGAAGTGCTTCAACTTCAGAACCGCCTTTACCGATAACCATTCCTGGTTTAGCCGTGTGGACAGTGATGTTTACACGGTTAGCTGCACGCTCGATCTCAACAGTAGATAGAGCAGCATCTTTCAGACGATTTTCAACAAATTCACGAATCTTAATGTCTTCATGCAACAAGTCTGCGTAGTCTTTACCAGCGTACCATTTAGACTCCCAGTCACGGATAACGCCGATACGAAGACCTACCGGATTAATTTTTTGACCCACTGATTATCCCTCCTTTTTTTCTGATACGACCACTGTGATGTGGCTTGTGCGTTTGTTGATTTGGCTTGCGCGGCCCATAGCACGAGGGCGGAAACGTTTAAGAGTTACCCCTTCGTTTACAAACGCTTCGGAAACGTATAGGTTTTCCGGATCCATTTCATAGTTGTGTTCTGCGTTTGCGATCGCAGAGTTAAGAACTTTTTCAATTACTGGTGATGCACCGCGTTGTTTCAGACGTAATGTCGCTAGCGCTTCACCTACATCTTTTCCTCGAATCAAATCAATAACTAGACGAGCTTTACGAGGAGCGATACGAACGGTTTTAGCAACTGCTTTAGCTTGCATTAGAGTGCCTCCTCTCTATTTAGCGTTTTGTTTTCTTATCGTCGCCAGAGTGTCCCTTGAACGTACGGGTTGGCGCGAATTCACCTAGTTTATGACCTACCATGTCTTCTGTTACATAAACTGGTACGTGTTTACGACCGTCATAAACGGCAAGTGTGTGTCCGACAAAGTTTGGGAAGATAGTAGAACGACGAGACCATGTCTTCACCACTTGGTGTTTATTGTCTTCGTTCAACTTCTCAACTTTTTTCATTAAATGATCATCTACAAAAGGTCCCTTTTTCAGGCTGCGGCCCATGAATAAACCTCCCTTCGTGATTGCAAGACGGGTGTTATCTCCCGTCCAACAACCCCGTTATTTTTTACCACGTCGACGTACGATATATTTATCAGACGGCTTGTTGCGTTTTCTCGTCTTGTAACCAAGAGTTGGTTTACCCCATGGAGTTACTGGAGAAGGCATACCGATTGGTGCGCGTCCTTCACCACCACCGTGTGGGTGATCACTAGGGTTCATTACAGAACCACGTACTGTAGGGCGTTTACCTTTCCAACGAGAACGTCCAGCTTTACCAACGCTGATCAATTCGTGCTCAAGGTTACCGACTTGACCGATTGTCGCACGGCAAGTGCTTAGTACCAGACGAACTTCTCCGGAAGTAAGACGTACAAGTGTGTACTTTTCTTCACGTCCAAGAATTTGTGCAGATGCACCAGCGGAGCGTACAAGCTGTCCACCACGTCCTGGCTTAAGTTCTACGTTGTGAATGATTGTACCAACAGGAATGTCTTTCAATTGAAGTGCATTACCCGGTTTGATATCTGCACCTTCACCAGAAATAATTTCTGTACCAACCTTAACTCCTTTTGGAGCTAGGATGTATCGTTTTTCACCATCAACATAGTTGATAAGTGCGATGTTAGCGGAACGGTTCGGATCGTATTCGATCGTAGCAACGCGTCCTGGTATTCCATCTTTGTCACGCTTAAAGTCGATGATACGGTATTGACGCTTGTGACCTCCGCCTTGATGACGAACTGTCAGCTTACCTTGGTTGTTACGTCCACCTTTTTTATGAAGTGGAGTGACAAGGGAGCGTTCAGGTTTGTCAGTAGTGATTTCAGCGAAATCAGATACTGTCATGTGTCTGCGACCGTTAGTAATTGGTCGGAACTTTTTAATCGCCATCTTTTTTCCCTCCTTCTCGAATAAGATTTATAGTTTATACTTCAAAGAATTCTAGTTCTTCACTGTCTTGAGTCAACTTGACAACTGCTTTCTTACGATCAGAACGATAACCGCCGTAACGGCCCATACGCTTGAATTTACCTTTTAGGTTCATCGTGTTAACAGATTCAACACTTACACCAAAGATTTCTTCAACTGCTTTTTTAATTTCAGTTTTGTTAGCTTTCGGGCTAACTTCAAACGTATATTTCTTTTCTCCCATAAGATCAGCAGAATGTTCAGTAATTACGGGGCGCTTAATGATATCGCGTGGTTCTTTCATTATGAGAGCACCTCCCCTGCTTTTTCAGCTGCTTCCTTAGTAAGGATCAGCTTGTCATGCGTTAGAAGATCCAACACACTTACTTCTTCTACAGATAGAGTTTTAACTGTAGGGATGTTGTTAGAAGAAAGAACGACATTCTCGTCTTTCTCTGCAGTTACAATCAATGCTTTTTCGTTGACATCTAGCGCATTTAGAATGCTTACAACTTCTTTCGTTTTTGGAGCGTCTAGAGATAGACTATCAAGAACGATGATGTTGTCTTCCTTCACTTTTGAAGAATAAGCAGACTGAAGAGCTAAACGACGTACTTTCTTAGGCATTGTGTAGCTGTAGCTACGTGGTGTAGGACCGAATACAGTTCCACCGCCTACCCATTGTGGTGCACGGATGGACCCTTGACGCGCACGTCCAGTCCCTTTTTGGCGCCATGGTTTGCGGCCTCCGCCACTAACTTCAGAGCGTCCTTTTACTTTGTGTGTGCCTTGGCGAAGATTCGCGCGTTGCATCAACACAGTTTCGTGTAATACGTGAGTATTAGGTTCAATACCAAAAACAGCGTCATTTAGTTCGATTTCTCCAACGTTAGAGCCGCCTTGGTTTAATAGTGCTACTTTAGGCATGACATATCCTCCCTTCCGTTATTTATTTGCTAGCCTTAGCTGCACTTGAAATCTTAACGTACGATTTTTTCGCACCAGGTACGTTACCTTTGATTAGTAGCAAGTTACGCTCAGCGTCTACTTTAACTACCTCAAGGTTTTGAAGCGTTACTGTTTCTCCACCCATTTGACCTGCAAGGCCTTTGCCTTTGAATACTTTGGATGGGTCAGCACCCTGTCCCATGGATCCGGAACGACGGTGGAAACGGGAACCGTGAGTTTTAGGTCCAGTAGATTGGTTGTGGCGCTTGATTGCACCCTGGAAACCTTTACCTTTAGAAGTTCCTGTTACATCAATTGCTTCTCCTGCTTCAAAAATATCAACTTTAACCTCTTGACCAAGTTCGTAGTCATCAAGGTTTGTAGTACGGAATTCACGAACGTAGCGCTTAGGTGTTGTGTTTGCTTTTTCAGCATGGCCTTTAGCAGCTTTTTTCAAACGATTAGACTTTTCATCAGCAAAACCTAGTTGAATAGCTTCATAACCATCGTTTTCTGCCGTCTTCTTCTGAAGAACTACGTTTGGCTCAGCTTGTACAACCGTTACAGGGATCAATTCTCCGTCTTCAGAGAAGATTTGAGTCATGCCGACTTTGCGTCCTAAGATTCCTTTCGTCATCCGTTACACCTCCTATTAATAAAAAAATTAAATTTATAGTTTGATTTCGATATCCACACCAGATGGTAGATCCAAACGCATTAGAGAATCAACCGTTTGTGGTGTTGGATTGACAATGTCGATTAGACGTTTGTGCGTACGCATTTCGAACTGCTCACGAGCATCTTTATACTTGTGAGTTGCACGAAGTACTGTGTAAACAGAACGTTCAGTTGGAAGCGGGATCGGACCAGATACGTTAGCTCCGGAGCGCTTCGCTGTGTCTACGATTTTCTCAGCGGACTGATCAAGTACTCTGTGATCATACGCTTTTAAACGAATACGAATTTTTTCTTTTGCCATTATTTTCCCTCCTTCTTCGCCCATTTTTAAAATAGACATTCTCCGCGAAAAAACTTGACTCACTAGCCATGGCAAAGGGGCCGGGTGTGTCAACAACCTTTCGCTTCATCGCCTTTTATGACCAACATTATTCATTATATAGAAGAAATGCGGTCATTGCAAGGATAAATCCATAATTTTTTTGTTATGAACACCTCAAAACATTATACTAACCTTTTAGCACATTTTCAAGGATAATCGACACGGATTATTGATTTTCACGCATTAAAAAAGCCAGCACCTCGGGCCGACTCCACTAATTACCTACGACTCATTTAATCCATTATCCATTAAAACAAATCATCGACTCTTCTTCAACATCTATTGTGTTAAAAATTATTTTCATATTTTTACACCAGCAGACTTTATCATCTAGGTCTGAAATAGGATCTGCCTCTTATATGAATAAGAGCAGTAATCAGGTTTCGATATGTAAGGAGAAAGGGGAGTTGGGGAAGGAGTCGCTTTCCGTGGGCGTACGGTTAGCTTCCTCGGGTTTTCCACCCTGCAGGATCTCACCCTGTACTATCATCCCACAGGAGTCTCCCCCTTCCCCAACTCCCCTTATCAAAATCATATCTCGAAATTCCGCAAATAATATCACTTTATACATTCAGGGGATACAGTAGCTGACCAGGCTTTTCAGGACTGATAGACTGACTAAACTCAACAAAAAAATCAGTTCGAGCTCCCCCATTCTCTCGCTTCAATCTCGAGAACACTCAAGATAAAGAACCTTATTAGGGATAAGTATCTTTCTACATAAATATATAGATTGTATGAACAATAATAAAACAAAAAAGGCAGCAGGTGAGAACCTGCTGCCTTTTATATAGTGGAAACTGAAATTATTTAGTGATTTCAGTTACAACACCAGAACCTACTGTACGTCCACCTTCACGGATAGAGAAACGAGTTCCGTCCTCGATCGCGATTGGAGAAATAAGTTCTACTGTCATTTCAACGTTATCTCCAGGCATAACCATTTCTACGCCTTCTGGAAGTTGAATTACACCAGTTACGTCCGTAGTACGGAAGTAGAACTGTGGACGGTAGTTAGAGAAGAATGGAGTGTGACGTCCACCTTCGTCTTTTGCTAGTACATAAACTTCAGCTTTGAAGTTCGTGTGTGGAGTGATAGAACCAGGCTTAGCTAGTACTTGACCACGGTTGATGTCTTCACGGTTAACACCACGAAGAAGTGCACCAATGTTATCGCCAGCTTCAGCATAGTCAAGAAGCTTACGGAACATTTCAACACCAGTTACTGTAGTCTTGCGAGCATCTTCAGCCATACCGATGATTTCAACTTCGTCACCGACTTTAACTTGTCCACGCTCAACACGACCAGTTGCTACTGTACCACGACCAGTGATAGAGAATACGTCCTCAACTGGCATCATGAATGGTTTGTCAGTGTCACGATCTGGAGTTGGAATGTGCTCATCAACTGCATCCATAAGATCGAAGATTGCTTGCTCGTACTGCTCTTCGCCTTCTAGAGCTTTAAGAGCAGAACCACTGATTACTGGTACATCGTCACCATCGAAGTCATACTCAGAAAGAAGATCACGAACTTCCATTTCTACTAGTTCAAGAAGCTCTTCGTCGTCTACCATGTCAACTTTGTTCAAGAATACAACGATAGCTGGTACACCTACGTTTTTAGAAAGTAGGATGTGCTCACGAGTTTGTGGCATTGGACCGTCAGCTGCAGATACAACTAGGATCGCGCCGTCCATTTGAGCCGCACCAGTGATCATGTTTTTAACGTAGTCAGCGTGACCTGGGCAGTCAACGTGTGCATAGTGACGAGTTTCAGTTTCGTACTCAACGTGTGCAGTTGAGATTGTGATTCCACGTTCGCGCTCTTCTGGAGCACCATCGATCATATCGTAAGCCATTGCAGAACCAGAACCAGAACGCTTGTGAAGTACTGTAGTGATCGCTGCAGTTAGAGTTGTTTTACCATGGTCAACGTGTCCAATTGTACCAATGTTAACGTGGGACTTGGACCGGTCGAATTTTTCTTTACCCATTGTATATTTCCTCCTTTAAATAAGTAACATTTTTTAAGTGTTTAAAAGTTTATGTGAAGCTCAGGAGTAAGTATATTACTCCTAAGCTTACAATACAAGTTATACTTTAACTCGTAGAAAAAATCAATTACTGACCAGCATTTTTCTTGATGATTTCCTCAGAGATGCTCTTCGGAACTTCTTCATAGTGGTCAAAGTGCATTGTATACGTTCCGCGACCTTGAGTGTTGGAACGCAATGCTGTTGCGTAACCGAACATTTCAGAAAGTGGAACGAATGCTTTAACAACTTGTGCTGTACCACGAGTTTCCATACCTTCTACACGTCCACGACGGGAAGTTACGTCACCCATGATATCTCCCATATATTCTTCTGGAATTACAACTTCGACTTTCATCATTGGTTCAAGAAGAACTGGTTTACACTTGTTCTTAGCCTCTTTAAGCGCCATGGAAGCAGCAACTTTAAAGGCCATTTCGTTGGAGTCGACATCGTGGTAAGAACCATCATAAAGAGTGGCTTTGATGTCTACCATTGGGTAACCCGCAAGTACACCATTTTCCATAGATTCTTTGATTCCTTGTTCTACGGATGGAATATATTCACGTGGTACTACACCACCAACGATCTTGTTAACGAATTCGAAGCCAGCACCTTCTTCGTTAGGCTCGAATTCAACCCATACGTGTCCGAACTGTCCACGACCACCGGACTGACGTACGAATTTACCTTCAACTTGTGCACTTCCGCGGAATGTTTCGCGGTAGGCAACTTGTGGAGCACCAATATTCGCTTCAACTTTGAACTCACGCTTCAGGCGGTCAACGATGATATCAAGGTGAAGCTCACCCATACCAGCGATGATCGTTTGCCCAGTTTCAACGTTCGTTTCCGTTTGGAAAGTTGGATCCTCTTCTGCAAGTTTACCAAGTGCTACAGCCATTTTATCCTGGTCTGCTTTAGACTTCGGCTCAATGGCTACAGAGATAACAGGCTCAGGGAATTCCATGGACTCAAGAATAACAAGACTCTTCTCGTCACACAGCGTGTCACCTGTACCAGTGTCTTTAAGGCCTACCGCACCAGCGATATCACCGCAATACACTTCAGAAATCTCTTCACGAGAGTTTGCGTGCATTTGCAGGATACGTCCTACACGCTCACGCTTATCTTTCGTTGAGTTCTTCACGTATGAACCAGATGATAGTACACCAGAGTACACACGGAAGAATGTAAGTTTACCAACATAAGGGTCTGTGGCAACTTTAAAGGCCAATGCAGAGAACGGCTCTTTATCGTCTGCTTTACGAACAACAGGCTCCTCTGTTTGAGGTACGTGACCTTCAATTGGAGGTACATCTAATGGAGATGGAAGATAATCGATAACTCCATCAATTAGAAGTTGAACACCTTTGTTCTTAAATGCAGAACCACAGAATACAGGATAGAAGTCTACACTTAGAGTTGCTGTACGGATAGCCGCTTTCAGCTGATCATTTGTGATTTCTTCTCCCTCAAGGTACTGCATCATCAAGTCTTCATCAAGTTCAGCTACAGCTTCAACTAGCTTAGCACGGAACTCTTCAGCTTGATCTTTATACTCATCAGGAATTGGGCGTGATTCTGCACGTGTACCCAAGTCATCCAAGTAGTAGTATGCTTCCATCGTTACAAGATCAATGATTCCTTCGAATTCATCTTCTGCACCGATTGGAAGTTGTACGGCTGCAGCATTTGCTCCTAGGCGGTCTTTCAACGTACCCAAGGAGTAAACGAAGTCTGCACCGACTTTGTCCATTTTGTTAACGAAAACAATACGTGGAACACCGTATGTTGTCGCTTGGCGCCAAACAGTTTCTGTTTGTGGTTCAACACCAGACTGCGCATCAAGGACAGCTACTGATCCATCAAGTACACGCAAGGAACGTTCAACTTCAACTGTGAAGTCTACGTGTCCAGGTGTATCAATGATGTTGATACGGTGACCTTTCCATTGAGCAGTTGTCGCAGCGGAAGTGATTGTAATTCCGCGCTCTTGTTCCTGCTCCATCCAGTCCATTTGGGAAGCTCCTTCGTGAGTTTCGCCAATTTTGTGGATACGTCCTGTGTAGAAAAGAATACGCTCAGTTGCTGTTGTTTTACCAGCATCGATGTGAGCCATAATCCCGATATTACGAGTCTTTTCCAAGGAGAACTCTCTAGGCATGAATCTTTCTCCTTCCTGAATGAAAAATTATTTTGTGGAAACTTACCAACGATAGTGAGCGAATGCTTTGTTCGCTTCAGCCATTTTGTGCATTTCTTCACGGCGCTTAACAGCTGCACCCGTGTTGTTTGCTGCATCTAGAATTTCGTTAGCCAAGCGTTCTTCCATCGTTTTCTCACCGCGGAGACGCGCATAGTTAACGATGAAGCGCAAGCCTAAAGCCTGACGACGCTCAGGACGAACCTCTACTGGTACCTGGTAGTTGGAACCACCCACACGACGAGCGCGGACTTCCAATACAGGCATTACGTTTTTCATGGCTTGATCAAAAGTTTCCATAGCGTCATTGCCGCTACGCTCTTGAACTAGCTCGAAAGATTTATAAAGGATTTTCTGAGCTTTTCCGCGCTGACCGTCAACCATGATTTGGTTGATCAGGCGAGTAACAAGCTTAGAACTATACATCGGATCTGGTAACACATCACGTTTAGCTACTGGACCTTTACGTGGCATATGTTCCCCTCCCTTCTCTGAAACTTTTTTATTTAAGCGATATTCTCATATCGATTATTTTTTAGCTTTAGGTTTTTTCGTACCGTATTTAGAACGACCTTGCATACGACCTTCAACGCTTGCAGTGTCAAGAGCACCACGAACGATGTGGTAACGTACACCTGGCAAGTCTTTAACTTTACCGCCACGGATAAGAACAACACTGTGCTCTTGAAGGTTGTGGCCGATACCAGGGATATAAGCGTTAACCTCAAGCTGGTTAGTCAAACGAACACGTGCATATTTACGAAGTGCAGAGTTCGGTTTCTTAGGTGTCATTGTACCAACACGTGTGCAAACTCCACGTTTTTGAGGAGCAGACTGGTCAGTCATACGCTTTTTGTAGCTGTTGTAACCTTTGTTCAAAGCTGGAGCGTTAGATTGTTTAGTCTTGCTCACACGTCCTTTACGTACTAATTGATTAATAGTAGGCATGTTTGATATCCTCCCTTCTTCACTTATTTTTAATACCACACATCCAGGTGGTTCATTAAAAGGCAAAAAACAAAGCTTTCGCGAATCACCGCCAAAACTTTATTGCTTTATCGCCACAGTAGCTGCGCCAACATCGATGCCGCATGCATTTCCCAACTCTTTCATAGATGGGACATTGGTATGCGGAATGTTCATTTGCCTGGCTAACTTCACTACTTTTGTGGTCATCGACTGATCAGCATCATCAGCCGTTATGACTTCACTCACTTCACCATTTTTCATGGCTTTAAGTGTTTGTTTGGTCCCAATTACTATATCTGCTTTAGCCTGTGCTACTTTTTCATAAGACATGTTCATATCCTCCAAAGTAACAAGGATAAATGGAAGCACCTTGATTATATTATCACTACCTAAAATGCATGTCAACTGCATTTTAGGTAGTTTTTTGGGTGCTTCCTGATTTTTTACCCTTTGTTAACATCTATCTATTTTATTTTAGGATTGTGTGACTTCTTCAGGCTGCTCTGCTGTTTCTTGAGACGCCTCGGATTGTGCTTGAATCTTACGGTATCGAGTCATACCCGTACCAGCAGGAACAAGCTTACCGATAATAACATTTTCTTTCAGGCCAAGCAATTCATCACGCTTACCTTTAATGGCTGCATCCGTCAAGACACGAGTTGTCTCCTGGAAGGATGCGGCTGACAAGAAGCTGTCCGTTTCAAGCGATGCTTTGGTAATACCAAGGATAACTGGACGTCCAACTGCTGGCTGTCCACCTTCCATAAGTGCTTTTTGGTTAGCTTCTTTGAACTGGTGGATCTCAAGGAGTGATCCTGGCAGCACATCTGTGTCTCCAGAGTCAAGAACACGGATTTTACGAAGCATCTGGCGAACCATAACTTCTACGTGTTTGTCAGAGATTTCAACACCTTGCATACGGTAAACTTTCTGAACTTCTTTCAGAAGGTACTCTTGTACGCCATCCAGACCTTGAACAGTCAGTAGTTCTTTCGGATCGATGGAACCTTCAGTAAGTGGTTCTCCGGCTTTCACCTCATCACCGACAGAAACTTTAAGGCGTGCGCCGTATGGTGCTGTGTAGGAACGTGTTTCAACAGAACCTTGGACCACAATCTCCTGTTTCTCTTTCACTTCGTTGACTTCTTCAACTGTGCCGTCGATCTCAGTGATAACAGCTTGCCCTTTAGGATTACGAGCTTCCACAATCTCCTGGATACGCGGAAGACCTTGCGTGATGTCATCTCCGGCTACCCCACCTGTGTGGAAGGTACGCATTGTAAGCTGTGTACCTGGTTCACCGATGGACTGTGCCGCGATAATTCCGACAGCTTCTCCGACTTCAACCTCATCACCTGTAGCAAGGTTACGTCCGTAACACTTCTTACATACACCATGTTTCGTGTTACATGTGAACGCTGAACGGATTACAACTTTTTCAATGCCTGCATCAACAATTTGTTTAGCTGCATCTTCGAAAATGACTTCATTGCGACTTGCAAGAACATCGCCTGTTTCAGGATGCTTGATCGTTTGGAAAGCTGTACGCCCGATTAAGCGGTCGATTAATGGTTCGATGACCTCTGTACCCTCTGTAAGAGATTGTACTGTCAATCCACGGTCTGTACCACAATCATCTTCACGTACGATTACATCTTGAGCAACATCAACAAGACGCCGGGTCAAGTAACCTGAGTCAGCTGTCTTAAGGGCCGTATCGGCAAGACCTTTACGGGCACCGTGAGTGGAAATAAAGTATTCAAGTACCGTCAAGCCTTCACGGAAGCTTGATTTGATCGGAAGTTCGATGATTCGTCCAGCCGGGTTGGCCATTAGACCACGCATACCAGCTAACTGTGTAAAGTTAGATGCGTTACCACGCGCTCCGGAATCACTCATCATAAAGATCGGGTTGGTCGGGTCTAAGGATTTCATCAAGCGGTTTTGAATGTCATCTTTAGCCGCAGACCAGATCTCAATGACACGATCATAGCGTTCTTCCTCTGTAATCAGACCACGACGGAATTGTTTCATCACTTTATCTACTTTTTCTTGACCTTCATCAAGAATCTCTTGTTTCTCTGGTAGTACGACGACGTCAGAGACACCGACCGTAATACCGGCTTTCGTAGAATAAGCGAACCCTAGATCTTTCATTCGGTCAAGCATCTTAGAAGTTTCACTGATTGAGAATCGTTTGAAGACTTCTGCAATGATATCTCCTAAAATACCCTTCTTGAATGGTGATACTTCATCACGGCTGGAAATTTCTTTGCGAATGTCCGTTCCGTGAGGCACAAAGTATTGATCTGGAGTCTTAACCTCAAGGTTTTCTTGAGTCGGTTCATTAATATATGGGAAGGACGAAGGCAGCATTTCGTTGAAAATCAA
It contains:
- the rplD gene encoding 50S ribosomal protein L4, with translation MPKVALLNQGGSNVGEIELNDAVFGIEPNTHVLHETVLMQRANLRQGTHKVKGRSEVSGGGRKPWRQKGTGRARQGSIRAPQWVGGGTVFGPTPRSYSYTMPKKVRRLALQSAYSSKVKEDNIIVLDSLSLDAPKTKEVVSILNALDVNEKALIVTAEKDENVVLSSNNIPTVKTLSVEEVSVLDLLTHDKLILTKEAAEKAGEVLS
- the rpsJ gene encoding 30S ribosomal protein S10, translated to MAKEKIRIRLKAYDHRVLDQSAEKIVDTAKRSGANVSGPIPLPTERSVYTVLRATHKYKDAREQFEMRTHKRLIDIVNPTPQTVDSLMRLDLPSGVDIEIKL
- the rplW gene encoding 50S ribosomal protein L23; the protein is MKEPRDIIKRPVITEHSADLMGEKKYTFEVSPKANKTEIKKAVEEIFGVSVESVNTMNLKGKFKRMGRYGGYRSDRKKAVVKLTQDSEELEFFEV
- the rplP gene encoding 50S ribosomal protein L16, translated to MLMPKRVKYRRQHRTSLKGRAKGGTEVAFGEYGLQAIDPAWITARQIEAARIAMTRYMKRGGKVWIKIFPDKPYTAKPLEVRMGSGKGAPEGFVAVVKPGKIMFEIAGVSEEVAREALRLASHKLPIRTKFVKREEIGGEINEG
- the rpsC gene encoding 30S ribosomal protein S3, whose translation is MGQKINPVGLRIGVIRDWESKWYAGKDYADLLHEDIKIREFVENRLKDAALSTVEIERAANRVNITVHTAKPGMVIGKGGSEVEALRKALNQLTGKRVHINIVEVKKPDLDATLVADNIARQLENRVSFRRAQKQTIQRAMRAGAKGIRTQVSGRLGGADIARAEYYSEGTVPLHTLRADIDYGTAEADTTYGKLGVKVWIYRGEVLPTKTDK
- the rplV gene encoding 50S ribosomal protein L22; the encoded protein is MQAKAVAKTVRIAPRKARLVIDLIRGKDVGEALATLRLKQRGASPVIEKVLNSAIANAEHNYEMDPENLYVSEAFVNEGVTLKRFRPRAMGRASQINKRTSHITVVVSEKKEG
- the rpmC gene encoding 50S ribosomal protein L29, coding for MKANEIRELTTAEIEQKVKSLKEELFNLRFQLATGQLENTARIREVRKSIARMKTVARERELGVNN
- the rplC gene encoding 50S ribosomal protein L3, which translates into the protein MTKGILGRKVGMTQIFSEDGELIPVTVVQAEPNVVLQKKTAENDGYEAIQLGFADEKSNRLKKAAKGHAEKANTTPKRYVREFRTTNLDDYELGQEVKVDIFEAGEAIDVTGTSKGKGFQGAIKRHNQSTGPKTHGSRFHRRSGSMGQGADPSKVFKGKGLAGQMGGETVTLQNLEVVKVDAERNLLLIKGNVPGAKKSYVKISSAAKASK
- the rplB gene encoding 50S ribosomal protein L2, with the translated sequence MAIKKFRPITNGRRHMTVSDFAEITTDKPERSLVTPLHKKGGRNNQGKLTVRHQGGGHKRQYRIIDFKRDKDGIPGRVATIEYDPNRSANIALINYVDGEKRYILAPKGVKVGTEIISGEGADIKPGNALQLKDIPVGTIIHNVELKPGRGGQLVRSAGASAQILGREEKYTLVRLTSGEVRLVLSTCRATIGQVGNLEHELISVGKAGRSRWKGKRPTVRGSVMNPSDHPHGGGEGRAPIGMPSPVTPWGKPTLGYKTRKRNKPSDKYIVRRRGKK
- the tuf gene encoding elongation factor Tu, with amino-acid sequence MGKEKFDRSKSHVNIGTIGHVDHGKTTLTAAITTVLHKRSGSGSAMAYDMIDGAPEERERGITISTAHVEYETETRHYAHVDCPGHADYVKNMITGAAQMDGAILVVSAADGPMPQTREHILLSKNVGVPAIVVFLNKVDMVDDEELLELVEMEVRDLLSEYDFDGDDVPVISGSALKALEGEEQYEQAIFDLMDAVDEHIPTPDRDTDKPFMMPVEDVFSITGRGTVATGRVERGQVKVGDEVEIIGMAEDARKTTVTGVEMFRKLLDYAEAGDNIGALLRGVNREDINRGQVLAKPGSITPHTNFKAEVYVLAKDEGGRHTPFFSNYRPQFYFRTTDVTGVIQLPEGVEMVMPGDNVEMTVELISPIAIEDGTRFSIREGGRTVGSGVVTEITK
- the rpsQ gene encoding 30S ribosomal protein S17; the encoded protein is MTERNNRKVYTGRVVSDKMDKTITVLVETYKFHKLYGKRVKYSKKFKAHDENNQAKNGDIVRIMETRPLSASKRFRLLDVVEESVII
- the rpsS gene encoding 30S ribosomal protein S19 is translated as MGRSLKKGPFVDDHLMKKVEKLNEDNKHQVVKTWSRRSTIFPNFVGHTLAVYDGRKHVPVYVTEDMVGHKLGEFAPTRTFKGHSGDDKKTKR
- the rplN gene encoding 50S ribosomal protein L14, with translation MIQQESRLKVADNSGAREIQTIKVLGGSGRKTANIGDIITATVKQATPGGVVKKGDVVQAVIVRSKSGVRRKDGSYIRFDENAAVIVRDDKGPRGTRIFGPVARELRDAKFMKIVSLAPEVL